catgtattattttaataaccttTTTTTTGATCAAAACCACAGCAGACTATTCAGAAGCTGTTCGTGtaacaatataaattattattcgATTAAAAAACTAAGGCTTCTGATGTTATCAATTCCagtaatgtaattttgtattgAATTTACAGATTGTTTCAGATAATTAGTCCAATGGTTAAACccagaaagagtcatataagGAGCACCTTGCtttgtttaaagtttttgtcattttaatttttgttatttatccAACAGGCGGAAGCTCCAAACTCTGCTCTAATACCTGAAAGTGATGCTGTGGGTGTTACGGTTGTTCTAATCACATGCACATACAGAGGACAGGAGTTCATACGCATTGGCTACTATGTTAACAATGAATATACAGATGCTGAGCTTCGTGAGAACCCTCCCCTGAAGCCTAACTATGGACAGGTAATTGATCAATTCCTTAATACCCTAGGGAGTACAAATGTTGTGTCTTGTAgtccatgaaaaaaaaaaaatgagtagTTCAccataaaattctgtcaaaatgtacacgccatcatgtcatttcaaagctgtagactttctttcttctgcagaacacaaaagaagatatttagaaaaatgttggtaacagaacagcataACCCCCCCAAACCAAGTGAATGagggggctgttaacaacattcttcaaaatatcttctttctgtTTGCggaaaaaataatgtatacagcagggttcctcaaatcttacactgcagagtttagcaccaaccctgatcaaacttgcatacctgtgattttctagtgatactgaacaacttgatcagcttgctcaggtgtgtttgatcagggctggagctaaactctgcagtgctccggacctccagggtaagagttgaggaaccctgtcatacaggtttgaaatgacaagagcgtgagtaaatgatgacagaattttcattttgaaagtgaactactttAAGCCCTTAACAGATGTGTACATGTAAAATAACCATAAAGCGCTTTTTACTTCAATAGGAAAAGTACACATTCGAAGTAAAACTACACTCAGGAAAGTTCAAGAGATGTTTATTGAAAATttcacattcaaaacacaaaacattcacaagcatttatttttcttttgtttcatagCTCCAGAGAAACATCCTGGCTTCAAACCCACGTGTAACCAGATTTCACATAAACTGGGAAGGATGTGCAGAGAAAATGGAGGATTCAGAGAATGTGGATCCCACACCTAACGTCATGCTGCCCCCATCCTGCACCCCGGGTAAAGCACCTCCACTCGGCCTGGTGCCAGACAACTCCATGGACTGTTTGTAGTGACGCAAGCTCTTGTGATTAATCCTGCCATCTCAAGGCTCATCCATGAGCTCGGGTCAATCTGGACAGTGTGGAGAAGAGGCGGGTTACTCGAATACATCAATTATTGGAAAAAAAGGTTATTCCTAATTTTGTCACACCTATCGAAAACAAATGAGTGGTGTGGGCAGTATGGCAGATCTAATGTCTGGCatacaatgtaaatatttgcttttCAGTTAAGAACATGAATGGAGTGAGAGCTGGCGAGTCAAGTCACTAACACATGATTTAAGTATTAGGATGCGCTTCATCTAATGCCGCAGCTCTCGCGACACATCAACCTTTTGATCCAAAACCAATCTATTCTCAAACCTAAAGGGAATGGAAGATCAGCTCAGTATTCAAGATGTCAAATGTGTAATTGACCAAACAGCAATACAGGTTTAAACTACAAATGGTTGCATCTTCTCTGgacattatttttgtatgtgggactgtattatattgtatatatatatgtatgtctCTTTGTATGCCAGTTcacattgaaataaatgttttgttacatAATAATGCTCATTGAAGTTGTGCTATTATTTGAGAGGTAAATCTGTGATCTGCAGAGTGGATGCAGCTGTGCAGTCTTTTCATTCATAAAACTGTTGTGATGCATTATGCAGGAGTTCACCCCCTGCACCATGTTTGGAGTGATAGAAGCCGCTTGCTTGTTGTTGCTTAGCAACGCGGACTGTTGCTGCATCTGTGACAAGACCTCAAAGCAACTGCCGCTTTCTTGCTTCATTTGATCGTCCGTCAATAAATCGGTGCTTAATTTGAGCATCTTCGTATGCCTTTCTCGCctctttattttattgcaaaatgGAGTTGCTGAACAAAGCATGCAACATGCTCAAACGTTTGCGTGTTTCCTGCAAGATACATCTGTTGCGATGCGAATGAAGCACTTCACCCAACTCCGTTGTCAAGCGCAATACATATACATACGCATATGACCCCAGTGTGGTTGTTTAGCAGAAGACCGATCTCGTTTTAATATTCCACAGGCGTAGGGTGTCCGCGTGCCTCAAATTCTGACCAACTTTCTAAAAATAGACCGTCTTGACGTCATACAGCCTATCACGGATTAGTCTAGCGGGAGGGGCGAACGGCGCGGCCATTTCGCTAACAAACAGGCCACCGCGGATCATCAAAGGATTATGAATGAAACCGATTCTGTATTGCGAAACCAAAATATCGTAGCCGCTCACACGAACACGAAGAGAACACAGAAACGTCTTGTGTTAATGAATTGAAAATACATGACGTTATTTGTCAGATTCCGAGGGTGGGATAAAATTTCAGTGACAGATATCGCTTATCCAATCGCCGCTAACCGTGCGCTGGATTTCTGACCGCTCGTCCAATCGGCGTCCATCATTGATAGAGCGTCACGATCTTGGCGACCAATAGAAATCGCACGGGGGCGGTTACTGTTGAAGCAGGAGTTCC
This region of Triplophysa dalaica isolate WHDGS20190420 chromosome 7, ASM1584641v1, whole genome shotgun sequence genomic DNA includes:
- the asf1ba gene encoding histone chaperone asf1b-A; its protein translation is MAKVQVLNVAVLDNPSPFGNPFQFEITFECMEDLPEDLEWKIIYVGSAESEEHDQTLDSVLVGPVPAGRHMFVFQAEAPNSALIPESDAVGVTVVLITCTYRGQEFIRIGYYVNNEYTDAELRENPPLKPNYGQLQRNILASNPRVTRFHINWEGCAEKMEDSENVDPTPNVMLPPSCTPGKAPPLGLVPDNSMDCL